GATTGTACCAATCAACAGCTTCTAACTCTTCCATCAAAGAAACTATTGCTCTGTGCATATCTCGTGTTTCAACACTTAATTCTTCGATTGGTTCATGATAACCTTCGCTTGCCATTTTTATCTCCTTTTTTTAATATACTTTTTATTATATTTTTTTAAACTGTAAGAGAACTTATATTTTTGAACTTATTAATTCATTATTTTTTGTATATAAAGAATAGATATAATAGTTGGATTTCGCAAGTTATGGTAGTAGTAAAGAAGCAAGGGAAGACCTTGCTTTTTTATATATTATAAATATTTGTTTATTTTTTCTTCAAGAGCACCTTTTGTAGTTGTTCCAATTATTTGGTCAACTATTTCACCATCTTTAAAGAAAAGAATAGTAGGTATTGATCTTATTTCATATTTTACAGTTAAGTCTTGTTCAACTTCTGTATTTACTTTACATATTTTTGCTTTTCCTTCAAACTCTTGGGCTAACTGTTCTATAACAGGAGCAATCATTCTACAAGGTCCGCACCATGGTGCCCAAAAGTCAACTAATGACACACCCTCTTTTACTGTATCTTCTATATTATTTTGATCTAATTCTAAATATTTTGACATTTTATTTCCTATAATTTATTTTCATTTTTACCTAAGTACTCAGCAACACCTTCTTTGTTTGCTTTCATACCTTCATCACCCTTGTTCCATCCTGCTGGACATACTTCACCATTTTCATTTGTAAATATCATTGTATCTACCATTCTAACCATTTCATCAATATTTCTTCCAAGTGGTAAGTCATTTATTACTGCATGTCTTACTGTTCCATCTTTATCAATTAAAAATG
This DNA window, taken from Arcobacter sp. F2176, encodes the following:
- the trxA gene encoding thioredoxin yields the protein MSKYLELDQNNIEDTVKEGVSLVDFWAPWCGPCRMIAPVIEQLAQEFEGKAKICKVNTEVEQDLTVKYEIRSIPTILFFKDGEIVDQIIGTTTKGALEEKINKYL